The window TAATATGTATTAAATTATGATTAAagaatatatgttttataaatcTGATACATATTTAattaacgtttttttttttaagagaaattTCATTAATAAGCCATAGTATGGTAAAAGTTCAGTACAGAATCAGAAATAAAAGATGGAAAGACATTAAAAAACTTAAGACTAGTATAATGATTAGCCGTTAGCCAAAGCATGGGCAAAGATATTTGCTTGTCTTCTGATAAAGCGGACGGAAAAACTAATTGTATTTCTAAAACTAATTGTaatctaaacttttaattttttaatataaaatatattaatagatgTGCTGGACTTGGAaattactttaattaatttgaCCCAGTTCAGCCCGAACCGGCTGCGAATATATTATGGACTGGATTGGATTGGGACCTTCGGTCCGGTCTTGTCCAACCCATGAAAATAACCATGTCTGTATATTACCCAGGTAAGGAGTGGGCTGGACTATTGAATTTCAACTGGGCTGAACCAGTAAAATCCGATCCATTAATATCACCCGCCTCAAAATTCTGATTGGTCTTTTGGCGCCATCAGGCACACGACTGAGGAAGAGAGCTCACTACTATTGCCTCACAATCACGGCTTCAAACGCAGCGGCGGTGAGAGTTGGAATTGAACTTAGTGGcgagaaaataaaagagaagaGTGCCAAAAGATGACGGAGGTCATTTCGCTTATGGATATCGACGAAGATGAAAGTAAGAATATAGCATCCAAACCAGGAAACAGCAATACCGTCGCCGTAGTCGGTGCGCCGCCAGCTGCTAGAGCCACACCGTGGGTGGAAAAGTATCGCCCTCAGTCACTCGCCGATGTCGCTGCTCATCGCGACATTGTCGATACTAGTAatccttttctctctctctaggGTTTTTAGTGTATATTTAGAGTTGTGTTTGCTTATGGATTAATTTGGTGCTTTAATTGGTTGCTGGAAAGTTGCATAAATAGGAATTTAACAATCGGAACTTGTTTTAAGATCTTTTTTCCTATTGCTGTTCctcgagttttttttttcttggttATTTCTGGTCATTTTAAACTAATTTGTTGGTTGTTTCCAGTAGGAGGATGAAATTGGTaatttatatttgattttgGATATCATTAATTGTTACTGTTGTTTCTCTGGTAGCTTAAATTGAGAAACAGCCATTGATTCATTGCTAACTGTTATCCTTGTTTTACTGTTACCCTTGTGTTCAATTCAAAGCATTTTAACAAGTTCTTGTTATTATTTTCTGTAATCTATCTTCAATAACTTTAGACTTTTGGGTTTTCTTTGGCTTGATTAGTCGATAGGCTTACCAGTGAAAACAGATTGCCTCACCTCCTGTTGTATGGCCCTCCGGGTACTGGAAAAACTTCAACTATTCTTGCTGTGGCACGCAAATTGTATGGATCTAAGTACCAGAATATGATATTGGAGCTGAATGCATCAGATGACAGAGGCATTGATGTAGTTCGACAGCAGATACAAGATTTTGCTAGCACTCAGAGCTTCTCATTTGGGTAGTCTTTTATCACGTCCATGTGATTTTGCATATTACCTATCTTCACGATGTCTTGAACCCATTGTTATTTATTTCCTTGTGTACCAGCCAGTAAAGGATCTCTATTCTAGGTGTAGGATTTCATTTCCATTTCTATAGTGATCCAAATAAGCTTTACTGTTAAATTTCGCTGGTTTTAGATAGAGCCATGATGCCATCAAAGCAAAATTGAGCAATGCTACACAGCTTTTACAAATTACTTTTTATTTGGCGATTCACATTTTTTGTCTTGTTactttaaggaaaaaaaattcatcttAGTGATTTTCAATACTTGCTCACATTTTATTATTGCTATTGTTAACTATGAGGCATCCTTCTTGAAGCTTCATATAAATTCAGAAAATGTTGTGGGctataatattttctttttaatatctTTGGAAATTTTATGATCACATCACATTTAGACATGAGTCAGAAAGTGATCACTTACTGTATGATACTACATTTTGCTTGTTTGCTCTTATTTTGCATCGAAGAGatatttcattcatttttttattgtttgccAAGATGAATTGCTGTTGCACTTGATATGTGCCTGCTTAATGGCTCGTCATATCTGTTGCTGATTTTCAAAGTTTTAATATCTGCAGAGCCAAGGCATCGGTAAAGTTGGTCTTACTTGATGAGGCAGATGCCATGACGAAGGAAGCACAATTTGCGTTGCGCAGAGGTGCTGATTGTTATTGGTTGCTTTCTTTTGGTGTCTAAGCTACCTGTTATTTATTGTGGGCTAATGTTTAGTCTGCTTATTTTCTGTGCAGTGATTGAGAAATACACCAAGAGCACTCGGTTTGCACTTATTTGTAATAATGTAAACAAGATTATTCCAGCTTTGCAGTCT of the Euphorbia lathyris chromosome 7, ddEupLath1.1, whole genome shotgun sequence genome contains:
- the LOC136201451 gene encoding replication factor C subunit 3, translated to MTEVISLMDIDEDESKNIASKPGNSNTVAVVGAPPAARATPWVEKYRPQSLADVAAHRDIVDTIDRLTSENRLPHLLLYGPPGTGKTSTILAVARKLYGSKYQNMILELNASDDRGIDVVRQQIQDFASTQSFSFGAKASVKLVLLDEADAMTKEAQFALRRVIEKYTKSTRFALICNNVNKIIPALQSRCTRFRFAPLDPVHVNERLKHVINAEGLDVSASGLAALVRLSNGDMRKALNILQSTHMASPQITEEAVYLCTGNPLPRDIEQICHWLLNESFAEIFRRISEMNIKKGLALVDIVREVTMFVFKIKMPSDVRVHLINDMADIEYRLTFGCSEKLQLGSLIASFTRARSALVAAAK